Proteins co-encoded in one Inquilinus sp. Marseille-Q2685 genomic window:
- a CDS encoding acyl-CoA dehydrogenase family protein, translated as MDFGLSHEQQLVVDTVRSFVEHELQPLEREVERTGHVAPEVGREIQRKVRELGFYAPNIPEAFGGGGLDHLTFTLLERELGRASMALTVFWGRPSNILCAGTPEQRERYLLPCVRGEAIDALAMTEPDAGSDLRGMSCSARRDGGDWVINGTKHFISHADVADFVILFVATGEDGAGRNRISCLLVDRGTKGFEIRPGYNSVSHRGYHNATLTFDDCRVPADQMLGEEGRGFDLANTWLHATRLTVAAMCVGRARRAFDLALSYAAQRKQFGQPIGRFQGTGFKLADMITEIDAADWLALAAAWQLDQGQDANRVVSQAKLYASEMLGRVTDAALQIHGGMGLMDDLPIERFWRDARVERIWDGTSEIQRHIIARDLLRPRGA; from the coding sequence ATGGATTTCGGGCTCAGCCACGAGCAGCAGCTGGTGGTCGATACGGTGCGGAGCTTCGTCGAGCACGAACTGCAGCCGCTGGAGCGGGAGGTCGAGCGCACCGGTCACGTGGCGCCGGAGGTCGGACGCGAGATCCAGCGCAAGGTGCGTGAGCTCGGCTTCTATGCCCCCAACATTCCGGAGGCGTTCGGCGGCGGCGGCCTCGACCACCTGACCTTCACGCTGCTGGAGCGAGAGCTCGGCCGCGCCTCGATGGCGCTGACGGTGTTCTGGGGCCGGCCCTCCAACATCCTCTGCGCCGGCACGCCGGAGCAGCGCGAGCGGTACCTGCTGCCCTGCGTCCGCGGCGAGGCGATCGACGCGCTGGCGATGACCGAGCCCGACGCCGGCTCCGACCTGCGGGGCATGAGCTGCAGCGCCCGGCGCGACGGCGGCGACTGGGTGATCAACGGCACCAAGCACTTCATCAGCCATGCCGATGTCGCCGATTTCGTCATCCTGTTCGTCGCCACGGGCGAGGACGGGGCCGGGCGCAACCGCATCTCCTGCCTGCTGGTCGACCGCGGCACGAAGGGCTTCGAGATCCGGCCCGGCTACAACTCGGTGTCGCATCGCGGCTACCACAACGCCACGCTGACCTTCGACGACTGCCGGGTGCCGGCGGACCAGATGCTGGGCGAGGAGGGGCGGGGCTTCGACCTAGCCAACACCTGGCTGCACGCCACCCGCCTGACCGTGGCGGCGATGTGCGTCGGCCGCGCCCGCCGGGCCTTCGACTTGGCCCTGTCCTACGCCGCGCAGCGCAAGCAGTTCGGCCAGCCGATCGGCCGGTTCCAGGGCACCGGCTTCAAGCTGGCCGACATGATCACCGAGATCGACGCGGCGGACTGGCTGGCCCTGGCCGCCGCCTGGCAGCTCGACCAGGGCCAGGACGCCAACCGCGTGGTCAGCCAGGCCAAGCTCTACGCCTCGGAGATGCTGGGCCGGGTGACCGACGCGGCGCTGCAGATCCATGGCGGCATGGGGCTGATGGACGACCTGCCGATCGAGCGCTTCTGGCGCGACGCGCGGGTGGAGCGGATCTGGGACGGCACCAGCGAGATCCAGCGCCACATCATCGCCCGGGATCTGCTCCGGCCGCGGGGGGCATGA
- a CDS encoding alpha-N-arabinofuranosidase, whose translation MISARLTVDRDFVLSDLDRRVFGAFVEHMGRCVYGGIYEPGHPTADARGFRGDVLELTRELGPTIIRYPGGNFLSGYNWEDGVGPVEQRPVRRDLAWFSTETNRFGTNEFMDWARAAGVEPMLGVNLGTRGPDEARRFLEYCNHAGGSALSELRRSHGYDAPHDVKFWCLGNEMDGPWQIGAKTAAEYGRAALETAKVMRWVDPTIQLAACGSSHRNMATYGAWEYEVLDHCYDQVDFISLHTYFNNNADSAPEYFGVIELMDAFIKEVAAICDAVGAKRRSRKKIMLSFDEWNVWYKTHKIEHMRKPGWPEAPHLIEEIYNAEDALIVGGALIALMNNADRVKTACIAQLVNVIGPIMTETGGAAWRQTIFHPFALAARHGHGRVLQAKVESPGYAAQSWPEIPYLYATVVDNPADGTTTVFALNRSLSDPMDLDVALRGLGADRRLVAATEIHHANLKAVNTKEAPNTVAPAANPDVSVDGERLRAKLKPASWNVIVTQAAPRA comes from the coding sequence ATGATCTCCGCAAGGCTGACCGTCGACCGCGACTTCGTCCTCTCCGACCTCGACCGCCGCGTCTTCGGCGCCTTCGTCGAGCATATGGGCCGCTGCGTCTATGGCGGCATCTACGAGCCCGGCCACCCGACCGCCGATGCCCGCGGCTTCCGCGGCGACGTGCTGGAGCTGACGCGCGAGCTGGGGCCGACCATCATCCGCTATCCCGGCGGCAACTTCCTCTCCGGCTACAACTGGGAGGACGGGGTCGGACCGGTGGAGCAGCGGCCGGTGCGCCGCGACCTGGCCTGGTTCTCGACCGAGACCAACCGCTTCGGCACCAACGAGTTCATGGACTGGGCCCGCGCCGCCGGGGTCGAGCCGATGCTGGGCGTCAATCTCGGCACCCGCGGGCCGGACGAGGCGCGCCGCTTCCTGGAATACTGCAACCATGCCGGCGGCTCGGCGCTGTCGGAGCTGCGCCGGTCGCACGGCTATGACGCGCCGCACGACGTCAAGTTCTGGTGCCTGGGCAACGAGATGGACGGGCCCTGGCAGATCGGCGCCAAGACCGCCGCGGAATACGGCCGCGCTGCGCTGGAGACGGCCAAGGTTATGCGCTGGGTCGACCCGACCATCCAGCTCGCCGCCTGCGGCTCGTCCCACCGCAACATGGCGACCTACGGCGCCTGGGAATACGAGGTGCTGGACCACTGCTACGACCAGGTCGACTTCATCTCGCTGCACACCTACTTCAACAACAACGCCGACTCGGCGCCGGAGTATTTCGGCGTGATCGAGCTGATGGATGCCTTCATCAAGGAGGTGGCGGCGATCTGCGACGCCGTGGGGGCCAAGCGCCGGTCGCGCAAGAAGATCATGCTGTCCTTCGACGAGTGGAACGTCTGGTACAAGACCCACAAGATCGAGCACATGCGCAAGCCGGGCTGGCCCGAGGCGCCGCATCTGATCGAGGAGATCTACAACGCCGAGGATGCGCTGATCGTCGGCGGCGCGCTGATCGCGCTGATGAACAACGCCGACCGGGTGAAGACCGCCTGCATCGCCCAGCTGGTCAACGTCATCGGCCCGATCATGACCGAGACCGGCGGCGCCGCCTGGCGGCAGACCATCTTCCATCCCTTCGCCCTGGCCGCCCGGCACGGCCATGGCCGGGTGCTGCAGGCCAAGGTCGAATCGCCGGGCTACGCCGCCCAGTCCTGGCCGGAGATCCCGTATCTCTACGCCACCGTGGTCGACAACCCGGCCGACGGCACCACCACGGTCTTCGCGCTGAACCGCAGCCTGTCCGACCCGATGGACCTGGACGTGGCGCTGCGCGGGCTGGGCGCCGACCGCCGGCTGGTAGCGGCGACCGAGATCCACCACGCCAACCTGAAGGCGGTGAACACCAAGGAGGCGCCGAACACCGTGGCGCCGGCGGCGAACCCGGACGTCTCGGTCGACGGCGAGCGGCTGCGGGCGAAGCTGAAGCCGGCCAGCTGGAACGTGATCGTGACCCAGGCGGCGCCGCGCGCCTGA
- a CDS encoding carbohydrate ABC transporter permease translates to MTAITTAPARQGMVGRSLGDRLILWAVILLAVIWVVPVAWITGLSFKPNSELMVDTGTLFRAPYTLKNYTDILANSGVFRWVLNSVIVSLGQTVGVLILASLAGYGFARAQFPGRGLVFALVLIGLAVPEQAVIIARFQMFNDLKIHNSYLGLILPHLSAPFGVFLMTQYFKAIPRELDEAALLDNASRFKTFWRVLLPLTVPAQATLGIFTFLSSWNDYLWPLISATKPEMFTLTVGLASTQTNFAQSEGLGYLMAQSVFAGLPVLIVYLFFQKYIVTAVAGAAVR, encoded by the coding sequence ATGACCGCCATCACCACAGCGCCCGCCCGGCAGGGCATGGTCGGCCGCAGCCTGGGCGACCGGCTGATCCTGTGGGCCGTCATCCTGCTCGCGGTGATCTGGGTGGTGCCGGTGGCCTGGATCACCGGGCTGTCGTTCAAGCCCAACAGCGAGCTGATGGTCGACACCGGCACGCTGTTCCGGGCGCCCTATACGCTGAAGAACTACACCGACATCCTCGCCAATTCCGGCGTGTTCCGCTGGGTGCTGAACAGCGTGATCGTGTCGCTGGGCCAGACCGTGGGCGTGCTGATCCTGGCGTCGCTGGCCGGCTACGGCTTCGCCCGCGCCCAGTTCCCCGGCCGCGGCCTGGTCTTCGCGCTGGTGCTGATCGGCCTGGCGGTGCCGGAGCAGGCGGTGATCATCGCCCGCTTCCAGATGTTCAACGACCTGAAGATCCACAACTCCTATCTCGGGCTGATCCTGCCGCATCTGTCGGCGCCGTTCGGCGTCTTCCTGATGACGCAGTACTTCAAGGCGATCCCGCGCGAGCTGGACGAGGCGGCGCTGCTGGACAACGCCTCGCGCTTCAAGACCTTCTGGCGTGTGCTGCTGCCGCTGACCGTGCCGGCCCAGGCGACGCTGGGGATTTTCACCTTCCTCAGCTCCTGGAACGACTACCTGTGGCCGCTGATCTCGGCGACCAAGCCGGAGATGTTCACCCTGACCGTCGGCCTGGCCTCGACCCAGACCAACTTCGCCCAGTCCGAGGGGCTGGGCTACCTGATGGCGCAGTCGGTCTTCGCCGGGCTGCCCGTGCTGATCGTCTACCTGTTCTTCCAGAAATACATCGTCACGGCCGTCGCCGGCGCCGCCGTCCGCTGA
- a CDS encoding ABC transporter ATP-binding protein — MADIEIRDVSKRFGPVTVFDGLSLSVSSGEFMVFLGPSGCGKSTLLRMIAGLESLDSGEIRIAGTRVDTLPPGARRVAMVFQHYALYPHMTIFENMAFGLRNIGLKQPEIEQRVQAAARTLEIEELLQRKPGQLSGGQRQRVAIGRAIVKEPRAFLFDEPLSNLDAALRVRTRVELARLHRRLRATMIFVTHDQVEAMTLADRIVVMNEGRIEQVGTPMEIYTRPATKFVARFVGVPAMTFLDATVIGEQGGAVLRLPDGTELRTPVPADGLPAHQPITLGLRAEAVRIDGQGHMQGTVEVVERLGDRTHLHVRLQDGSTLIAEDAGLSGVAVEDRVGLRIDPAAVHLFGADGVGRHAVTSVGA, encoded by the coding sequence GTGGCCGACATCGAGATCCGGGATGTCAGCAAGCGCTTCGGGCCGGTCACGGTGTTCGACGGCCTGTCGCTGTCGGTCTCTTCGGGCGAGTTCATGGTCTTCCTGGGACCGTCCGGCTGCGGCAAGTCCACCCTGCTGCGCATGATCGCGGGGCTGGAGAGCCTCGACAGCGGCGAGATCCGCATCGCCGGCACCCGGGTCGACACCCTGCCGCCGGGTGCCCGGCGGGTGGCGATGGTGTTCCAGCACTACGCCCTGTACCCCCACATGACGATCTTCGAGAACATGGCGTTCGGGCTGCGCAACATCGGCCTGAAGCAGCCGGAGATCGAGCAGCGCGTCCAGGCCGCGGCGCGGACGCTGGAGATCGAGGAGCTGCTGCAAAGGAAGCCGGGCCAGCTGTCCGGCGGCCAGCGCCAGCGCGTGGCCATCGGCCGCGCCATCGTCAAGGAGCCGCGGGCCTTCCTGTTCGACGAGCCGCTGTCGAACCTGGACGCGGCACTGCGCGTGCGCACCCGGGTCGAGCTGGCGCGGCTGCACCGACGGCTGCGCGCGACCATGATCTTCGTCACCCATGACCAGGTCGAGGCGATGACGCTGGCCGACCGGATCGTGGTGATGAACGAAGGCCGGATCGAGCAGGTGGGCACGCCGATGGAGATCTATACCCGGCCGGCCACCAAGTTCGTCGCCCGCTTCGTCGGCGTGCCGGCGATGACCTTCCTGGACGCCACCGTAATCGGGGAGCAGGGCGGCGCCGTGCTGCGCCTGCCGGACGGGACCGAGCTGCGCACCCCGGTGCCGGCCGACGGGCTGCCGGCGCACCAGCCGATCACGCTGGGCCTCAGGGCCGAGGCGGTGCGGATCGACGGCCAGGGCCACATGCAGGGCACGGTCGAGGTGGTCGAGCGGCTGGGCGACCGCACCCATCTGCATGTCCGGCTGCAGGACGGGTCGACCCTGATCGCCGAGGATGCGGGGCTGAGCGGCGTCGCGGTCGAGGACCGGGTCGGCCTGCGCATCGACCCCGCCGCCGTCCACCTGTTCGGCGCCGACGGCGTCGGCCGCCACGCTGTCACGTCGGTCGGGGCGTGA
- a CDS encoding carbohydrate ABC transporter permease has protein sequence MTATAAGRTVERTRRLGGARTGPDWRNIGFVLPFLVVYLLLLVWPLFDGIWISLQKFDMFDGTGRYAGLANYKRLFADRIFLGAVWNTALFVLMTVPAFVVVGLVLALALNRPTRMAAALRATFFATSVLSVTIVTIVWKMMYLPDRGLLTNVLGAFGQAPIPILSDPSLALPGIAVATVWWGIGLPMMLFLAALQQIPRELYEAAALDSAGRWRSFRHITLPSIRRTVVLVAVIEIVYQFQLFGQSYLLTRGGPNNASRPIVQFIYEQGFRNWDLGYAAAASEVLFGLMLIAAMAQYLLTRRRAEG, from the coding sequence GTGACCGCCACCGCCGCCGGCCGCACCGTCGAACGGACCCGCCGCCTGGGCGGCGCCCGGACCGGGCCGGACTGGCGCAACATCGGCTTCGTCCTGCCCTTCCTGGTCGTCTACCTGCTGCTGCTGGTCTGGCCGCTGTTCGACGGCATCTGGATCAGCCTGCAGAAATTCGACATGTTCGACGGCACCGGCCGCTATGCCGGCCTGGCCAACTACAAGCGGCTGTTCGCCGACAGGATCTTCCTCGGCGCGGTCTGGAACACGGCGCTGTTCGTGCTGATGACCGTGCCGGCCTTCGTCGTGGTCGGCCTGGTCCTGGCCCTGGCGCTGAACCGGCCGACCCGCATGGCCGCGGCGCTGCGCGCCACCTTCTTCGCCACATCGGTGCTGTCGGTCACCATCGTCACCATCGTCTGGAAGATGATGTACCTGCCGGACCGCGGCCTCTTGACCAATGTCCTGGGCGCGTTCGGGCAGGCGCCGATCCCGATCCTGAGCGACCCGTCCCTGGCCCTGCCCGGCATCGCCGTGGCCACGGTGTGGTGGGGCATCGGCCTGCCGATGATGCTGTTCCTGGCGGCGCTGCAGCAGATCCCGCGCGAGCTGTACGAGGCCGCGGCGCTGGACAGCGCCGGCCGCTGGCGGTCGTTCCGGCACATCACCCTGCCATCGATCCGTCGGACCGTGGTGCTCGTGGCCGTGATCGAGATCGTCTACCAGTTCCAGCTGTTCGGGCAGTCCTACCTGCTGACCCGCGGCGGGCCGAACAACGCCTCGCGCCCGATCGTGCAGTTCATCTACGAGCAGGGCTTCCGCAACTGGGACCTGGGCTATGCCGCCGCTGCGTCCGAGGTGCTGTTCGGGCTGATGCTGATCGCCGCCATGGCGCAATACCTGCTGACCCGCCGGAGGGCCGAGGGATGA
- a CDS encoding carnitinyl-CoA dehydratase → MTDDPLRVTRDGAVLEVMLNRPKANAIDAATSRRMGEVFAGFRDDPTLRVAIVTGGGDRFFSAGWDLKAVAADGIRPDEDYGIGGFGGLQELPNLNKPVIAAVNGMAVGGGFELALSCDLILAADHAQFSLPEINAGTLADAATIKLPRRIPYHVAMDLLYTGRWMEAAEAARWGLVNQVVPAAELMDRARALARHLADGPPLVFAAIKEVARESEAMPVQAALARVMRRGFPTVATLYDSDDQLEGARAFAEKRKPVWRGR, encoded by the coding sequence ATGACCGATGACCCGCTGCGCGTCACCCGCGACGGCGCCGTGCTCGAGGTGATGCTGAACCGGCCGAAGGCGAATGCGATCGACGCCGCCACCAGCCGCCGCATGGGCGAGGTTTTCGCCGGCTTCCGCGACGACCCGACCCTTCGCGTCGCCATCGTCACCGGCGGCGGCGACCGTTTCTTCTCCGCCGGCTGGGACCTGAAGGCGGTGGCGGCGGACGGCATCCGGCCGGACGAGGATTACGGCATCGGCGGCTTCGGCGGGCTGCAGGAGCTGCCGAATCTCAACAAGCCGGTGATCGCGGCGGTCAACGGCATGGCGGTCGGCGGCGGCTTCGAGCTGGCGCTGTCCTGCGACCTGATCCTGGCGGCCGACCACGCCCAGTTCTCTCTGCCCGAGATCAATGCCGGCACCCTGGCCGACGCGGCGACGATCAAGCTGCCGCGCCGCATCCCGTATCACGTGGCGATGGACCTGCTCTACACCGGCCGCTGGATGGAGGCGGCGGAGGCGGCGCGCTGGGGCCTCGTGAACCAGGTTGTGCCGGCGGCCGAACTGATGGACCGCGCCCGCGCCCTGGCCCGCCACCTGGCCGACGGCCCGCCTCTGGTCTTCGCCGCGATCAAGGAGGTGGCGCGGGAGAGCGAGGCGATGCCCGTCCAGGCGGCGCTGGCCCGGGTGATGCGCCGCGGCTTCCCGACCGTGGCAACGCTTTATGACAGCGACGACCAGTTGGAAGGCGCCCGCGCCTTCGCCGAGAAGCGCAAGCCGGTGTGGCGGGGGCGGTAG
- a CDS encoding acetate--CoA ligase family protein encodes MTQPRRFDLSRLLRPRSIAVVGGKPAAEVIRQCRRMGFAGEIWPVHPQHDTVEGLRAFRNVAELPETPDAVFLGINRHAAVEVTAALAARGAGGAVCYASGFAETGGEGADLQARLIEAAGAMPVLGPNCYGVINYLDGALLWPDQHGGQRVERGVALVTQSSNIAINLTMQRRGLPIAYVATLGNQAVAGLAEMVEAFLDDPRVTAIGLHIEGLAEPAALARAAARARRQGVPILALKTGRSAEGARLTLSHTASLAGADAVTGAFLRRIGVVCVASLPVLLEALKLLHVAGPLPGRDIASMSCSGGEAALIADAALGTGLRFRPLDREQTARVAATVSALVTVSNPFDYHTFIWANAPAMTETFSAMMAADFDLTLLVLDLPRGDRCSDADWVPSLEALVAASQRTGRKAALIASLPEGLPEAQAQRLVSAGVAPLLGIDDALAAIAAAAEAGDILRLADMPLPMEPVPLAPGPACTLSEWDGKCRLGAQGVPVPEGRLVRTAEEAVAAAEAIGFPVVLKATGADLAHKTELGALRLNLADAAAVRDAAAALEGLGEALLVERMVGGAVAELIVGIGRDPLLGLHLVLGSGGTLVELVGDRRILLLPAGRAEVAAAIRSLRVATLLDGHRGRPPGDLDAAVDAVLAVQDFALAEAGRLAELDVNPLIVTRRGAVAADVLLRLVEDPDDR; translated from the coding sequence ATGACCCAGCCCCGACGCTTCGACCTGTCCCGCCTTCTCCGCCCGCGCTCGATCGCCGTGGTCGGCGGCAAGCCTGCCGCCGAGGTGATCCGGCAGTGCCGGCGCATGGGCTTCGCCGGCGAGATCTGGCCGGTGCATCCGCAGCACGACACGGTCGAGGGCCTGCGCGCCTTCCGCAACGTCGCCGAGTTGCCGGAGACACCCGACGCCGTCTTCCTCGGCATCAACCGCCATGCCGCTGTCGAGGTCACCGCCGCCCTGGCCGCGCGCGGCGCCGGCGGGGCGGTGTGCTACGCCTCCGGCTTCGCCGAGACGGGCGGGGAGGGCGCCGACCTCCAGGCCCGGCTCATCGAGGCCGCGGGAGCCATGCCGGTGCTGGGCCCCAACTGCTACGGCGTGATCAACTATCTCGACGGCGCACTGCTGTGGCCCGACCAGCATGGCGGGCAGCGGGTGGAGCGCGGCGTGGCGCTGGTCACCCAGTCCAGCAACATCGCCATCAACCTGACCATGCAGCGCCGCGGCCTGCCGATCGCCTATGTCGCGACGCTGGGCAACCAGGCGGTGGCCGGGCTGGCCGAGATGGTCGAGGCCTTCCTCGACGATCCGCGCGTCACCGCCATCGGCCTGCATATCGAGGGCCTGGCCGAGCCCGCCGCCCTGGCCCGGGCGGCGGCGCGGGCGCGGCGGCAGGGGGTGCCGATCCTGGCGCTGAAGACCGGCCGGTCGGCGGAGGGGGCGCGGCTGACGCTCAGCCACACTGCCTCGCTGGCCGGGGCGGATGCGGTGACGGGCGCCTTCCTGCGCCGCATCGGCGTGGTCTGCGTCGCCTCGCTGCCGGTGCTGCTGGAGGCGCTGAAGCTGCTGCATGTCGCCGGGCCGCTTCCCGGCCGCGACATCGCCTCGATGAGCTGCTCGGGCGGGGAGGCGGCGCTGATCGCCGACGCCGCCCTCGGCACCGGGCTGCGCTTCCGGCCGTTGGACCGGGAGCAGACGGCGCGGGTGGCGGCGACGGTGTCGGCGCTGGTCACGGTGTCGAACCCCTTCGACTACCACACCTTCATCTGGGCCAACGCCCCGGCCATGACCGAGACCTTCTCGGCGATGATGGCGGCCGATTTCGACCTGACCCTGCTGGTGCTGGACCTGCCGCGCGGCGACCGCTGCAGTGACGCCGACTGGGTGCCGTCGCTGGAGGCGCTGGTGGCGGCGTCGCAGCGTACCGGCCGCAAGGCGGCGCTGATCGCCTCCCTGCCCGAGGGCCTGCCGGAGGCGCAGGCGCAGCGCCTGGTCTCCGCCGGCGTCGCGCCGCTGCTCGGCATCGACGACGCCTTGGCCGCCATCGCCGCGGCGGCGGAGGCGGGCGACATTCTCCGCCTGGCCGATATGCCGTTGCCGATGGAGCCGGTGCCGCTGGCGCCGGGCCCGGCCTGCACCCTGTCGGAATGGGACGGCAAGTGCCGCCTCGGCGCGCAGGGCGTGCCGGTGCCGGAGGGACGGCTTGTGCGGACGGCGGAGGAGGCGGTGGCGGCCGCAGAGGCGATCGGCTTCCCGGTCGTGCTCAAGGCCACCGGCGCCGATCTCGCGCACAAGACCGAGCTCGGCGCCCTGCGCCTGAACCTGGCCGATGCCGCTGCGGTGCGCGACGCCGCCGCGGCCCTGGAAGGCCTGGGCGAGGCGCTGCTGGTCGAGCGCATGGTCGGCGGCGCGGTGGCGGAGCTGATCGTCGGCATCGGCCGCGACCCGCTGCTCGGGCTGCATCTCGTGCTCGGCTCCGGCGGCACGCTGGTCGAGCTGGTCGGCGACCGGCGGATCCTGCTGCTGCCGGCCGGGCGGGCGGAGGTCGCGGCGGCGATCCGGTCACTGAGAGTGGCGACGCTGCTCGACGGCCATCGCGGCCGGCCGCCGGGCGATCTCGACGCCGCGGTCGACGCCGTTCTGGCGGTCCAGGATTTCGCCCTGGCCGAGGCCGGCCGCTTGGCCGAGCTCGACGTCAACCCGCTGATCGTGACGCGGCGGGGCGCCGTGGCCGCCGATGTCCTGCTGCGACTGGTGGAGGACCCCGATGACCGATGA
- a CDS encoding extracellular solute-binding protein, giving the protein MRSRFALALAGLVLAAGPAWAQDKTEISLSRFFGACEADYADVTDVSKAHGECGIITALINKFNAESPDVHVKVDIVEWPGYDQLTARLRSDDPPTISVMHESVISDYASRDLLEPLDEDFKAAGIDAADFTEAAKTGVTKDGKIYALPFDTHTWLWHINLNLFKQAGLVGDDGKPILPKSPEDLLAQAKQFKEKTGKPYFVQATVNEQANYARTLYTLLYQQNSDFFADPTQIKLQTPEARNAVELFRTIYQNGDTTKDQDYAASTAGFAQGDGGVYIMGTWLIDSYNEEAAKPGGALSNGYTVVPFPQLYGNAKVWADGHSWVIPKAGLDDAKRKAAVKLLKFLWDNDFEWARTGHLPVRQSVANAQGFLDLPHRKDIVSLTKDGTALPQAVKRQFGLQEILTEEVNAAAQNQKTVDQALADAESRVNELLANAR; this is encoded by the coding sequence ATGAGAAGCCGCTTTGCTTTGGCCCTGGCGGGGCTGGTCCTGGCCGCGGGTCCCGCCTGGGCACAGGACAAGACCGAGATCTCGCTGTCGCGCTTCTTCGGCGCCTGCGAGGCCGACTACGCCGATGTCACCGACGTCTCGAAGGCGCACGGCGAGTGCGGCATCATCACGGCACTGATCAACAAGTTCAACGCCGAGAGCCCGGACGTCCACGTCAAGGTCGATATCGTCGAATGGCCCGGCTACGACCAGCTGACCGCCCGGCTGCGCTCCGACGACCCGCCGACCATCTCGGTGATGCATGAATCGGTGATCAGCGACTATGCCTCGCGCGACCTGCTGGAGCCGCTGGACGAGGACTTCAAGGCCGCCGGCATCGACGCCGCCGACTTCACCGAGGCGGCGAAGACCGGGGTGACCAAGGACGGCAAGATCTACGCCCTGCCCTTCGACACCCACACCTGGCTGTGGCACATCAACCTGAACCTGTTCAAACAGGCCGGCCTCGTCGGCGACGACGGCAAGCCGATCCTGCCGAAATCGCCGGAGGATCTGCTGGCCCAGGCCAAGCAGTTCAAGGAGAAGACCGGCAAGCCCTATTTCGTGCAGGCGACGGTGAACGAGCAGGCGAACTACGCCCGCACGCTCTACACCCTGCTGTACCAGCAGAACTCGGACTTCTTCGCCGACCCGACCCAGATCAAGCTGCAGACGCCCGAGGCGCGCAACGCGGTCGAGCTGTTCCGCACCATCTACCAGAACGGCGACACCACCAAGGACCAGGACTACGCGGCGTCGACGGCCGGCTTCGCCCAGGGCGACGGCGGCGTCTACATCATGGGCACCTGGCTGATCGACAGCTACAACGAGGAGGCGGCCAAGCCCGGCGGCGCGCTGAGCAACGGCTACACCGTCGTGCCCTTCCCGCAGCTGTACGGCAACGCCAAGGTCTGGGCCGACGGCCACAGCTGGGTGATCCCCAAGGCCGGCCTCGACGACGCCAAGCGCAAGGCTGCGGTCAAGCTGCTGAAGTTCCTGTGGGACAACGACTTCGAATGGGCCCGGACCGGCCACCTGCCGGTGCGCCAGTCGGTGGCGAATGCCCAAGGCTTCCTCGACCTGCCGCACCGCAAGGACATCGTCAGCCTGACCAAGGACGGCACTGCCCTGCCCCAGGCGGTGAAGCGCCAGTTCGGGCTGCAGGAGATCCTGACCGAGGAGGTCAACGCCGCGGCGCAGAACCAGAAGACCGTCGACCAGGCCCTGGCCGACGCCGAGAGCCGCGTCAACGAGCTGCTGGCCAACGCCCGCTGA
- the rpmB gene encoding 50S ribosomal protein L28: MARRCQVTGKGVMSGNNVSHAKNRTRRRFLPNLQTTSLVSEVLGVSVRLRLTTNGIRTIEHRGGLDGYLASAPDSALDAELRGLKHRIIKAQAAAQAA; encoded by the coding sequence ATGGCGCGACGCTGCCAGGTGACCGGCAAGGGCGTGATGAGCGGCAACAATGTCAGCCACGCCAAGAACAGGACCCGCCGGCGGTTCCTGCCGAACCTGCAGACCACTTCGCTGGTCTCGGAGGTTCTCGGCGTGTCGGTGCGCCTGCGCCTGACCACCAACGGCATCCGCACCATCGAGCATCGCGGCGGCCTCGACGGCTACCTCGCCAGCGCCCCGGACTCGGCCCTGGATGCCGAGCTGCGCGGCCTGAAGCACCGCATCATCAAGGCCCAGGCTGCCGCCCAGGCCGCCTGA
- a CDS encoding glutathione S-transferase family protein: MGITLYSGPLSLFSRKVEIALAEKGLAHERIMVPFTQAEGYRPKHPAVLAANPKGQVPVLIDGDLTLFDSTVILDYLEDAYPKPPLYPRDAAGRARCRLAELEADEIVMPDVRPLMHRSEPPDPARREAQEAGARQAEAALRGHWRRLDARLAGRDFLFDALTVADIALFMTVLFALRLHGPRLDGFPALAGWYERLSARPAFSKVRAEVANADRELSPALFG, translated from the coding sequence ATGGGGATCACGCTCTATTCCGGGCCGCTGAGCCTGTTCTCGCGCAAGGTCGAGATCGCCCTGGCCGAGAAGGGCCTGGCCCATGAGCGGATCATGGTGCCCTTCACCCAGGCCGAGGGCTACCGGCCGAAGCACCCGGCGGTGCTGGCCGCCAACCCCAAGGGCCAGGTGCCGGTGCTGATCGATGGCGATCTGACCCTATTCGATTCGACCGTGATCCTCGACTATCTCGAGGACGCGTATCCCAAGCCTCCGCTGTACCCGCGCGACGCCGCCGGCCGCGCCCGCTGCCGCTTGGCCGAGCTCGAAGCCGACGAAATCGTGATGCCGGACGTCCGGCCGCTGATGCATCGCAGCGAGCCGCCAGACCCGGCGCGGCGCGAGGCGCAGGAGGCCGGCGCCCGCCAAGCCGAGGCGGCGCTGCGCGGCCATTGGCGCCGGCTGGACGCGCGGCTGGCCGGCCGCGACTTCCTGTTCGACGCGCTGACCGTCGCCGACATCGCCCTATTCATGACCGTGCTGTTCGCCCTGCGGCTGCACGGGCCGCGGCTGGACGGGTTCCCGGCTTTGGCCGGCTGGTACGAGCGCCTCTCCGCCCGCCCGGCCTTCTCCAAGGTCCGGGCCGAGGTCGCCAACGCCGACCGGGAACTGTCGCCCGCTCTCTTCGGATAG